A region from the Salvia splendens isolate huo1 chromosome 15, SspV2, whole genome shotgun sequence genome encodes:
- the LOC121768121 gene encoding rho GTPase-activating protein REN1-like isoform X1, producing MTNVNNNAAAAESSQAEAGGGKNEPSPPPAASNPDLHAGSKVYKSGPLFLSSKGIGWTSWKKRWFILTQTSLVFYRSDPNAVPQKSSEVNLTLGGIDLNSSGSVVVKEDKKLITVLFPDGRDGRAFTLKAETMEDLHEWKAALEETLLNAPHATATGQNGIFKNDQLNAADASSDQSKDKQTAKSLVIGRPILLALEDIDGTPSFLEKALRFLEDYGFKTEGILRQAADVEHVERRISEYEKGKNEFSPDEDAHVIADCVKYVIRELPSSPVPASCCKALVESYRTDRSIRIAAMRSAICETFPEPNRRLLQRILMMMQLIASHKTVNRMSISAVAACMAPLLLRALFAGECELDHNVDVGADGSLQLMQAAAAANHAQVIVITLLEEYENIFGDVSASHEPYTDSDESETESEEITDDDDDDDESFEEEDMDEDLEHESGASSENGEHKHSEKVTRKDSSGSKSPHVDDVLEANQRPRQTSLPRHDSTEGTGSVHDVDDANMQSLGADETSIASVELPQGRSTRSLRPPAGKKNLSMESIDLPLEDDAAIRKLEFLQADLQSKISNEAANNAILQDGLDARKYELQERRLSLEKEVAGLLQKLQKEIELKKALEASLRISQLPLTFSSLIDDKVKEELDVVNEEESNLTNLKEKADDLEIQLRQMCEHNCKIGEDISNQLQQNANQLKSFNKDGGQSFENLSRSKSDKQGSGKNKKRELASSLHLPFTQNQHADTANKSHAEASTTRSSSRKSSKGEGSNSTNALSKLTNRLNFLKERRSQIATELQSLDKGRNEQVGDHDRRHHHQDPRGKPSDRSQHGDKAKKREESPNLEQGKSESFTGDKASSKFPPRTFSR from the exons ATGACGAATGTGAACAACAATGCAGCAGCGGCAGAGTCCTCGCAG GCGGAAGCTGGTGGTGGCAAAAATGAGCCGTCTCCTCCGCCTGCAGCGTCCAATCCCGATCTTCATGCTGGGAGCAAG GTATACAAAAGTGGCCCACTATTTTTGTCATCAAAAG GAATTGGTTGGACATCGTGGAAGAAAAGGTGGTTCATTTTAACTCAAACTTCCTTGGTCTTCTATAGAAGTGATCCG AACGCAGTTCCTCAAAAATCGAGTGAAGTCAACTTAACCCTTGGAGGCATTGATCTTAACAGTTCAGGCAG TGTGGTAGTAAAAGAAGACAAGAAGTTGATCACTGTTCTCTTCCCTGATGGTCGAGATGGACGAGCCTTCACACTCAAG GCGGAAACAATGGAGGATTTGCATGAGTGGAAGGCAGCACTTGAAGAAACCCTCTTAAATGCCCCCCATGCTACTGCTACGGGACAGAATGGCATATTCAAGAATGATCAGTTAAATGCCGCCGATGCTTCTTCTGATCAAA GTAAAGACAAACAAACAGCTAAATCCTTGGTAATTGGGCGACCAATTTTACTTGCCCTAGAAGATATAGATGGCACTCCATCCTTCTTGGAGAAGGCTCTTAGGTTTCTTGAGGACTATG GATTCAAAACCGAAGGCATCTTGAGGCAAGCGGCTGATGTTGAACATGTTGAACGCCGGATATCAGAATATGAAAAAG GGAAAAATGAGTTTTCGCCAGATGAAGATGCACATGTCATAGCTGACTGTGTAAAG TATGTGATCCGGGAGTTGCCTTCATCTCCGGTCCCTGCTTCTTGCTGTAAGGCTCTCGTTGAATCTTATC GAACTGACCGTAGCATAAGAATAGCTGCTATGCGGTCAGCAATATGTGAAACATTTCCAGAGCCAAATCGCCGCTTATTACAAAG AATTCTTATGATGATGCAATTAATCGCTTCACACAAGACAGTAAACCGAATGAGCATTTCGGCTGTGGCAGCTTGCATGGCTCCCTTGCTTCTTCGCGCTCTTTTTGCTGGTGAATGCGAACTTGACCATAATGTTGATGTAGGAGCTGATGGCTCTTTACAACTCATGCAAGCAGCTGCTGCAGCTAACCATGCTCAAGTCATTGTTATTACTTTACTGGAagaatatgaaaatatatttggG GATGTATCTGCATCACATGAACCTTACACTGATTCAGATGAAAGTGAAACTGAAAGCGAGGAAATTacagatgatgatgatgatgatgatgagagcTTTGAGGAGGAGGACATGGATGAAGATTTGGAGCATGAATCGGGAGCTAGTAGTGAGAATGGTGAACACAAACACAGTGAAAag GTCACAAGAAAGGATAGCTCAGGTTCTAAATCTCCTCATGTGGATGATGTTCTTGAAGCTAACCAACGTCCACGTCAGACCTCATTGCCTCGACATGATAGCACAGAAGGAACCGGCTCTGTTCATGATGTGGATGATGCAAATATGCAATCATTAGGCGCTGATGAAACATCCATTGCATCAGTTGAATTACCTCAAGGGCGTAGTACACGCAGTCTGAGACCTCCTGCC GGAAAGAAGAACCTTTCTATGGAGTCGATTGACCTTCCTTTGGAAGACGA CGCTGCAATACGAAAGCTTGAGTTTCTTCAAGCAGATCTACAGTCCAAAATTTCTAATGAG GCTGCAAATAATGCTATTCTTCAAGATGGCCTGGATGCACGGAAGTATGAATTACAGGAACGTCGTTTATCTCTTGAGAAAGAG GTGGCAGGATTGCTACAGAAGTTGCAGAAGGAGATCGAGTTGAAGAAGGCACTTGAAGCTTCACTCAGAATATCACAGCTGCCTCTAACTTTCTCATCACTTATCGATGATAAG GTGAAGGAAGAGCTGGATGTAGTCAATGAAGAAGAATCAAACCTTACAAATTTAAAAGAGAAGGCTGATGATCTTGAAATTCAGCTTAGACAAATGTGTGAGCATAATTGCAAGATTGGGGAGGATATAAGCAATCAGCTCCAACAGAATGCAAACCAACTGAAGTC GTTCAATAAAGATGGTGGACAGTCTTTTGAGAATTTGTCTAGAAGTAAG TCTGACAAGCAAGGCAGTGGCAAAAATAAGAAACGAGAATTAGCTTCTTCACTTCACCTACCATTTACTCAGAACCAGCATGCAGATACTGCGAACAAATCTCACGCTGAGGCGAGCACTACAAGGTCTAGCTCGAGAAAGTCTAGCAAGGGTGAG GGTTCTAATTCTACCAATGCTCTGTCAAAGCTGACAAACCGACTTAACTTCTTAAAGGAACGACGCTCACAAATTGCAACCGAGCTCCAAAGCTTGGATAAAGGTCGCAATGAACAAGTTGGAGATCATGATCGTCGCCACCACCATCAAGACCCAAGAGGAAAACCATCTGACAGAAGCCAACATGGTGATAAAGCAAAAAAACGAGAGGAGTCTCCCAATCTCGAACAGGGAAAGTCTGAAAGCTTCACCGGAGATAAAGCTTCTTCTAAATTTCCTCCGAGGACATTTTCTAGGTGA
- the LOC121768121 gene encoding rho GTPase-activating protein REN1-like isoform X3: MTNVNNNAAAAESSQAEAGGGKNEPSPPPAASNPDLHAGSKVYKSGPLFLSSKGIGWTSWKKRWFILTQTSLVFYRSDPNAVPQKSSEVNLTLGGIDLNSSGSVVVKEDKKLITVLFPDGRDGRAFTLKAETMEDLHEWKAALEETLLNAPHATATGQNGIFKNDQLNAADASSDQSKDKQTAKSLVIGRPILLALEDIDGTPSFLEKALRFLEDYGFKTEGILRQAADVEHVERRISEYEKGKNEFSPDEDAHVIADCVKYVIRELPSSPVPASCCKALVESYRTDRSIRIAAMRSAICETFPEPNRRLLQRILMMMQLIASHKTVNRMSISAVAACMAPLLLRALFAGECELDHNVDVGADGSLQLMQAAAAANHAQVIVITLLEEYENIFGDVSASHEPYTDSDESETESEEITDDDDDDDESFEEEDMDEDLEHESGASSENGEHKHSEKVTRKDSSGSKSPHVDDVLEANQRPRQTSLPRHDSTEGTGSVHDVDDANMQSLGADETSIASVELPQGRSTRSLRPPAGKKNLSMESIDLPLEDDAAIRKLEFLQADLQSKISNEAANNAILQDGLDARKYELQERRLSLEKEVAGLLQKLQKEIELKKALEASLRISQLPLTFSSLIDDKVKEELDVVNEEESNLTNLKEKADDLEIQLRQMCEHNCKIGEDISNQLQQNANQLKSFNKDGGQSFENLSRSKSDKQGSGKNKKRELASSLHLPFTQNQHADTANKSHAEASTTRSSSRKSSKGTTLTNCNRAPKLG; this comes from the exons ATGACGAATGTGAACAACAATGCAGCAGCGGCAGAGTCCTCGCAG GCGGAAGCTGGTGGTGGCAAAAATGAGCCGTCTCCTCCGCCTGCAGCGTCCAATCCCGATCTTCATGCTGGGAGCAAG GTATACAAAAGTGGCCCACTATTTTTGTCATCAAAAG GAATTGGTTGGACATCGTGGAAGAAAAGGTGGTTCATTTTAACTCAAACTTCCTTGGTCTTCTATAGAAGTGATCCG AACGCAGTTCCTCAAAAATCGAGTGAAGTCAACTTAACCCTTGGAGGCATTGATCTTAACAGTTCAGGCAG TGTGGTAGTAAAAGAAGACAAGAAGTTGATCACTGTTCTCTTCCCTGATGGTCGAGATGGACGAGCCTTCACACTCAAG GCGGAAACAATGGAGGATTTGCATGAGTGGAAGGCAGCACTTGAAGAAACCCTCTTAAATGCCCCCCATGCTACTGCTACGGGACAGAATGGCATATTCAAGAATGATCAGTTAAATGCCGCCGATGCTTCTTCTGATCAAA GTAAAGACAAACAAACAGCTAAATCCTTGGTAATTGGGCGACCAATTTTACTTGCCCTAGAAGATATAGATGGCACTCCATCCTTCTTGGAGAAGGCTCTTAGGTTTCTTGAGGACTATG GATTCAAAACCGAAGGCATCTTGAGGCAAGCGGCTGATGTTGAACATGTTGAACGCCGGATATCAGAATATGAAAAAG GGAAAAATGAGTTTTCGCCAGATGAAGATGCACATGTCATAGCTGACTGTGTAAAG TATGTGATCCGGGAGTTGCCTTCATCTCCGGTCCCTGCTTCTTGCTGTAAGGCTCTCGTTGAATCTTATC GAACTGACCGTAGCATAAGAATAGCTGCTATGCGGTCAGCAATATGTGAAACATTTCCAGAGCCAAATCGCCGCTTATTACAAAG AATTCTTATGATGATGCAATTAATCGCTTCACACAAGACAGTAAACCGAATGAGCATTTCGGCTGTGGCAGCTTGCATGGCTCCCTTGCTTCTTCGCGCTCTTTTTGCTGGTGAATGCGAACTTGACCATAATGTTGATGTAGGAGCTGATGGCTCTTTACAACTCATGCAAGCAGCTGCTGCAGCTAACCATGCTCAAGTCATTGTTATTACTTTACTGGAagaatatgaaaatatatttggG GATGTATCTGCATCACATGAACCTTACACTGATTCAGATGAAAGTGAAACTGAAAGCGAGGAAATTacagatgatgatgatgatgatgatgagagcTTTGAGGAGGAGGACATGGATGAAGATTTGGAGCATGAATCGGGAGCTAGTAGTGAGAATGGTGAACACAAACACAGTGAAAag GTCACAAGAAAGGATAGCTCAGGTTCTAAATCTCCTCATGTGGATGATGTTCTTGAAGCTAACCAACGTCCACGTCAGACCTCATTGCCTCGACATGATAGCACAGAAGGAACCGGCTCTGTTCATGATGTGGATGATGCAAATATGCAATCATTAGGCGCTGATGAAACATCCATTGCATCAGTTGAATTACCTCAAGGGCGTAGTACACGCAGTCTGAGACCTCCTGCC GGAAAGAAGAACCTTTCTATGGAGTCGATTGACCTTCCTTTGGAAGACGA CGCTGCAATACGAAAGCTTGAGTTTCTTCAAGCAGATCTACAGTCCAAAATTTCTAATGAG GCTGCAAATAATGCTATTCTTCAAGATGGCCTGGATGCACGGAAGTATGAATTACAGGAACGTCGTTTATCTCTTGAGAAAGAG GTGGCAGGATTGCTACAGAAGTTGCAGAAGGAGATCGAGTTGAAGAAGGCACTTGAAGCTTCACTCAGAATATCACAGCTGCCTCTAACTTTCTCATCACTTATCGATGATAAG GTGAAGGAAGAGCTGGATGTAGTCAATGAAGAAGAATCAAACCTTACAAATTTAAAAGAGAAGGCTGATGATCTTGAAATTCAGCTTAGACAAATGTGTGAGCATAATTGCAAGATTGGGGAGGATATAAGCAATCAGCTCCAACAGAATGCAAACCAACTGAAGTC GTTCAATAAAGATGGTGGACAGTCTTTTGAGAATTTGTCTAGAAGTAAG TCTGACAAGCAAGGCAGTGGCAAAAATAAGAAACGAGAATTAGCTTCTTCACTTCACCTACCATTTACTCAGAACCAGCATGCAGATACTGCGAACAAATCTCACGCTGAGGCGAGCACTACAAGGTCTAGCTCGAGAAAGTCTAGCAAGG GAACGACGCTCACAAATTGCAACCGAGCTCCAAAGCTTGGATAA
- the LOC121766643 gene encoding GEM-like protein 1 — protein sequence MAMDQMREDERMRFAIGFVVSSAERFSDKYLLKLVKTGPSITDAAVGRIARSTKVMAEGGYEKVFQNTFENAPEEKLLKYYGCYLSTSAGPVAGVLYLSTAKVAFCSDDPLSYKVPESEEVRMSYYKVVITLQQLKAVNASTSKTNSVEKYIQIISVDNHEFWFMGFVYYDSAVKNLQGVLQARQS from the exons ATGGCGATGGATCAGATGAGAGAAGACGAGAGAATGAGATTCGCCATTGGGTTTGTCGTCTCCTCTGCAGAGCGCT TTTCTGATAAATACTTGCTTAAATTAGTGAAAACGGGACCAAGTATCACAGACGCTGCTGTTGGAAGGATAGCACGGAGCACCAAGGTTATGGCAGAAGGTGGATATGAAAAGGTCTTTCAGAATACATTTGAAAATGCCCCAGAAGAAAAGCTGCTGAAATATTATGGATGCTATTTGTCTACATCTGCGGGTCCTGTTGCTGGAGTCCTTTATTTGTCAACTGCAAAAGTAGCATTTTGCAGTGATGATCCTCTTTCATACAAGGTTCCGGAGTCGGAGGAGGTTCGTATGAGCTATTACAAG GTGGTTATCACATTGCAGCAACTGAAAGCGGTTAACGCTTCAACAAGCAAAACAAACTCAGTTGAGAAATATATCCAGATTATATCCGTGGACAATCATGAATTCTGGTTCATGGGATTCGTCTACTACGACAGTGCTGTTAAAAATTTACAAGGTGTGTTGCAGGCTCGTCAGTCGTAA
- the LOC121768121 gene encoding rho GTPase-activating protein REN1-like isoform X4: MTNVNNNAAAAESSQAEAGGGKNEPSPPPAASNPDLHAGSKVYKSGPLFLSSKGIGWTSWKKRWFILTQTSLVFYRSDPNAVPQKSSEVNLTLGGIDLNSSGSVVVKEDKKLITVLFPDGRDGRAFTLKAETMEDLHEWKAALEETLLNAPHATATGQNGIFKNDQLNAADASSDQSKDKQTAKSLVIGRPILLALEDIDGTPSFLEKALRFLEDYGFKTEGILRQAADVEHVERRISEYEKGKNEFSPDEDAHVIADCVKYVIRELPSSPVPASCCKALVESYRTDRSIRIAAMRSAICETFPEPNRRLLQRILMMMQLIASHKTVNRMSISAVAACMAPLLLRALFAGECELDHNVDVGADGSLQLMQAAAAANHAQVIVITLLEEYENIFGDVSASHEPYTDSDESETESEEITDDDDDDDESFEEEDMDEDLEHESGASSENGEHKHSEKVTRKDSSGSKSPHVDDVLEANQRPRQTSLPRHDSTEGTGSVHDVDDANMQSLGADETSIASVELPQGRSTRSLRPPAGKKNLSMESIDLPLEDDAAIRKLEFLQADLQSKISNEAANNAILQDGLDARKYELQERRLSLEKEVAGLLQKLQKEIELKKALEASLRISQLPLTFSSLIDDKVKEELDVVNEEESNLTNLKEKADDLEIQLRQMCEHNCKIGEDISNQLQQNANQLKSFNKDGGQSFENLSRSKSDKQGSGKNKKRELASSLHLPFTQNQHADTANKSHAEASTTRSSSRKSSKGF; encoded by the exons ATGACGAATGTGAACAACAATGCAGCAGCGGCAGAGTCCTCGCAG GCGGAAGCTGGTGGTGGCAAAAATGAGCCGTCTCCTCCGCCTGCAGCGTCCAATCCCGATCTTCATGCTGGGAGCAAG GTATACAAAAGTGGCCCACTATTTTTGTCATCAAAAG GAATTGGTTGGACATCGTGGAAGAAAAGGTGGTTCATTTTAACTCAAACTTCCTTGGTCTTCTATAGAAGTGATCCG AACGCAGTTCCTCAAAAATCGAGTGAAGTCAACTTAACCCTTGGAGGCATTGATCTTAACAGTTCAGGCAG TGTGGTAGTAAAAGAAGACAAGAAGTTGATCACTGTTCTCTTCCCTGATGGTCGAGATGGACGAGCCTTCACACTCAAG GCGGAAACAATGGAGGATTTGCATGAGTGGAAGGCAGCACTTGAAGAAACCCTCTTAAATGCCCCCCATGCTACTGCTACGGGACAGAATGGCATATTCAAGAATGATCAGTTAAATGCCGCCGATGCTTCTTCTGATCAAA GTAAAGACAAACAAACAGCTAAATCCTTGGTAATTGGGCGACCAATTTTACTTGCCCTAGAAGATATAGATGGCACTCCATCCTTCTTGGAGAAGGCTCTTAGGTTTCTTGAGGACTATG GATTCAAAACCGAAGGCATCTTGAGGCAAGCGGCTGATGTTGAACATGTTGAACGCCGGATATCAGAATATGAAAAAG GGAAAAATGAGTTTTCGCCAGATGAAGATGCACATGTCATAGCTGACTGTGTAAAG TATGTGATCCGGGAGTTGCCTTCATCTCCGGTCCCTGCTTCTTGCTGTAAGGCTCTCGTTGAATCTTATC GAACTGACCGTAGCATAAGAATAGCTGCTATGCGGTCAGCAATATGTGAAACATTTCCAGAGCCAAATCGCCGCTTATTACAAAG AATTCTTATGATGATGCAATTAATCGCTTCACACAAGACAGTAAACCGAATGAGCATTTCGGCTGTGGCAGCTTGCATGGCTCCCTTGCTTCTTCGCGCTCTTTTTGCTGGTGAATGCGAACTTGACCATAATGTTGATGTAGGAGCTGATGGCTCTTTACAACTCATGCAAGCAGCTGCTGCAGCTAACCATGCTCAAGTCATTGTTATTACTTTACTGGAagaatatgaaaatatatttggG GATGTATCTGCATCACATGAACCTTACACTGATTCAGATGAAAGTGAAACTGAAAGCGAGGAAATTacagatgatgatgatgatgatgatgagagcTTTGAGGAGGAGGACATGGATGAAGATTTGGAGCATGAATCGGGAGCTAGTAGTGAGAATGGTGAACACAAACACAGTGAAAag GTCACAAGAAAGGATAGCTCAGGTTCTAAATCTCCTCATGTGGATGATGTTCTTGAAGCTAACCAACGTCCACGTCAGACCTCATTGCCTCGACATGATAGCACAGAAGGAACCGGCTCTGTTCATGATGTGGATGATGCAAATATGCAATCATTAGGCGCTGATGAAACATCCATTGCATCAGTTGAATTACCTCAAGGGCGTAGTACACGCAGTCTGAGACCTCCTGCC GGAAAGAAGAACCTTTCTATGGAGTCGATTGACCTTCCTTTGGAAGACGA CGCTGCAATACGAAAGCTTGAGTTTCTTCAAGCAGATCTACAGTCCAAAATTTCTAATGAG GCTGCAAATAATGCTATTCTTCAAGATGGCCTGGATGCACGGAAGTATGAATTACAGGAACGTCGTTTATCTCTTGAGAAAGAG GTGGCAGGATTGCTACAGAAGTTGCAGAAGGAGATCGAGTTGAAGAAGGCACTTGAAGCTTCACTCAGAATATCACAGCTGCCTCTAACTTTCTCATCACTTATCGATGATAAG GTGAAGGAAGAGCTGGATGTAGTCAATGAAGAAGAATCAAACCTTACAAATTTAAAAGAGAAGGCTGATGATCTTGAAATTCAGCTTAGACAAATGTGTGAGCATAATTGCAAGATTGGGGAGGATATAAGCAATCAGCTCCAACAGAATGCAAACCAACTGAAGTC GTTCAATAAAGATGGTGGACAGTCTTTTGAGAATTTGTCTAGAAGTAAG TCTGACAAGCAAGGCAGTGGCAAAAATAAGAAACGAGAATTAGCTTCTTCACTTCACCTACCATTTACTCAGAACCAGCATGCAGATACTGCGAACAAATCTCACGCTGAGGCGAGCACTACAAGGTCTAGCTCGAGAAAGTCTAGCAAGG GGTTCTAA
- the LOC121768121 gene encoding rho GTPase-activating protein REN1-like isoform X2, with amino-acid sequence MTNVNNNAAAAESSQAEAGGGKNEPSPPPAASNPDLHAGSKVYKSGPLFLSSKGIGWTSWKKRWFILTQTSLVFYRSDPNAVPQKSSEVNLTLGGIDLNSSGSVVVKEDKKLITVLFPDGRDGRAFTLKAETMEDLHEWKAALEETLLNAPHATATGQNGIFKNDQLNAADASSDQSKDKQTAKSLVIGRPILLALEDIDGTPSFLEKALRFLEDYGFKTEGILRQAADVEHVERRISEYEKGKNEFSPDEDAHVIADCVKYVIRELPSSPVPASCCKALVESYRTDRSIRIAAMRSAICETFPEPNRRLLQRILMMMQLIASHKTVNRMSISAVAACMAPLLLRALFAGECELDHNVDVGADGSLQLMQAAAAANHAQVIVITLLEEYENIFGDVSASHEPYTDSDESETESEEITDDDDDDDESFEEEDMDEDLEHESGASSENGEHKHSEKVTRKDSSGSKSPHVDDVLEANQRPRQTSLPRHDSTEGTGSVHDVDDANMQSLGADETSIASVELPQGRSTRSLRPPAGKKNLSMESIDLPLEDDAAIRKLEFLQADLQSKISNEAANNAILQDGLDARKYELQERRLSLEKEVAGLLQKLQKEIELKKALEASLRISQLPLTFSSLIDDKVKEELDVVNEEESNLTNLKEKADDLEIQLRQMCEHNCKIGEDISNQLQQNANQLKSFNKDGGQSFENLSRSKSDKQGSGKNKKRELASSLHLPFTQNQHADTANKSHAEASTTRSSSRKSSKGEERRSQIATELQSLDKGRNEQVGDHDRRHHHQDPRGKPSDRSQHGDKAKKREESPNLEQGKSESFTGDKASSKFPPRTFSR; translated from the exons ATGACGAATGTGAACAACAATGCAGCAGCGGCAGAGTCCTCGCAG GCGGAAGCTGGTGGTGGCAAAAATGAGCCGTCTCCTCCGCCTGCAGCGTCCAATCCCGATCTTCATGCTGGGAGCAAG GTATACAAAAGTGGCCCACTATTTTTGTCATCAAAAG GAATTGGTTGGACATCGTGGAAGAAAAGGTGGTTCATTTTAACTCAAACTTCCTTGGTCTTCTATAGAAGTGATCCG AACGCAGTTCCTCAAAAATCGAGTGAAGTCAACTTAACCCTTGGAGGCATTGATCTTAACAGTTCAGGCAG TGTGGTAGTAAAAGAAGACAAGAAGTTGATCACTGTTCTCTTCCCTGATGGTCGAGATGGACGAGCCTTCACACTCAAG GCGGAAACAATGGAGGATTTGCATGAGTGGAAGGCAGCACTTGAAGAAACCCTCTTAAATGCCCCCCATGCTACTGCTACGGGACAGAATGGCATATTCAAGAATGATCAGTTAAATGCCGCCGATGCTTCTTCTGATCAAA GTAAAGACAAACAAACAGCTAAATCCTTGGTAATTGGGCGACCAATTTTACTTGCCCTAGAAGATATAGATGGCACTCCATCCTTCTTGGAGAAGGCTCTTAGGTTTCTTGAGGACTATG GATTCAAAACCGAAGGCATCTTGAGGCAAGCGGCTGATGTTGAACATGTTGAACGCCGGATATCAGAATATGAAAAAG GGAAAAATGAGTTTTCGCCAGATGAAGATGCACATGTCATAGCTGACTGTGTAAAG TATGTGATCCGGGAGTTGCCTTCATCTCCGGTCCCTGCTTCTTGCTGTAAGGCTCTCGTTGAATCTTATC GAACTGACCGTAGCATAAGAATAGCTGCTATGCGGTCAGCAATATGTGAAACATTTCCAGAGCCAAATCGCCGCTTATTACAAAG AATTCTTATGATGATGCAATTAATCGCTTCACACAAGACAGTAAACCGAATGAGCATTTCGGCTGTGGCAGCTTGCATGGCTCCCTTGCTTCTTCGCGCTCTTTTTGCTGGTGAATGCGAACTTGACCATAATGTTGATGTAGGAGCTGATGGCTCTTTACAACTCATGCAAGCAGCTGCTGCAGCTAACCATGCTCAAGTCATTGTTATTACTTTACTGGAagaatatgaaaatatatttggG GATGTATCTGCATCACATGAACCTTACACTGATTCAGATGAAAGTGAAACTGAAAGCGAGGAAATTacagatgatgatgatgatgatgatgagagcTTTGAGGAGGAGGACATGGATGAAGATTTGGAGCATGAATCGGGAGCTAGTAGTGAGAATGGTGAACACAAACACAGTGAAAag GTCACAAGAAAGGATAGCTCAGGTTCTAAATCTCCTCATGTGGATGATGTTCTTGAAGCTAACCAACGTCCACGTCAGACCTCATTGCCTCGACATGATAGCACAGAAGGAACCGGCTCTGTTCATGATGTGGATGATGCAAATATGCAATCATTAGGCGCTGATGAAACATCCATTGCATCAGTTGAATTACCTCAAGGGCGTAGTACACGCAGTCTGAGACCTCCTGCC GGAAAGAAGAACCTTTCTATGGAGTCGATTGACCTTCCTTTGGAAGACGA CGCTGCAATACGAAAGCTTGAGTTTCTTCAAGCAGATCTACAGTCCAAAATTTCTAATGAG GCTGCAAATAATGCTATTCTTCAAGATGGCCTGGATGCACGGAAGTATGAATTACAGGAACGTCGTTTATCTCTTGAGAAAGAG GTGGCAGGATTGCTACAGAAGTTGCAGAAGGAGATCGAGTTGAAGAAGGCACTTGAAGCTTCACTCAGAATATCACAGCTGCCTCTAACTTTCTCATCACTTATCGATGATAAG GTGAAGGAAGAGCTGGATGTAGTCAATGAAGAAGAATCAAACCTTACAAATTTAAAAGAGAAGGCTGATGATCTTGAAATTCAGCTTAGACAAATGTGTGAGCATAATTGCAAGATTGGGGAGGATATAAGCAATCAGCTCCAACAGAATGCAAACCAACTGAAGTC GTTCAATAAAGATGGTGGACAGTCTTTTGAGAATTTGTCTAGAAGTAAG TCTGACAAGCAAGGCAGTGGCAAAAATAAGAAACGAGAATTAGCTTCTTCACTTCACCTACCATTTACTCAGAACCAGCATGCAGATACTGCGAACAAATCTCACGCTGAGGCGAGCACTACAAGGTCTAGCTCGAGAAAGTCTAGCAAGGGTGAG GAACGACGCTCACAAATTGCAACCGAGCTCCAAAGCTTGGATAAAGGTCGCAATGAACAAGTTGGAGATCATGATCGTCGCCACCACCATCAAGACCCAAGAGGAAAACCATCTGACAGAAGCCAACATGGTGATAAAGCAAAAAAACGAGAGGAGTCTCCCAATCTCGAACAGGGAAAGTCTGAAAGCTTCACCGGAGATAAAGCTTCTTCTAAATTTCCTCCGAGGACATTTTCTAGGTGA